One genomic segment of Hevea brasiliensis isolate MT/VB/25A 57/8 chromosome 3, ASM3005281v1, whole genome shotgun sequence includes these proteins:
- the LOC131169144 gene encoding protein SLOW WALKER 2-like, giving the protein MAISKPSTSKPSNEKTTKKNDVELLKSEVATFASSLGLSSSSLPSSSGFNDADFRKSGPLKKPKSSKQKTQLDKTLESNESEGSSKTQFDKSSEKVRNFKNKDNKSHKNEKKSQFDQKPKKNPLPKPPVLSLDDNNKSNSSTRAFDKYKNLPKLPLVKASALGVWHEDAMEFEKKVLGEGKSKLELKMGVEEWKGVVEKKKELGERLMWQYAQDYEQSTGQTGDIKMLVTTQRSGTAADKVSAFSVLVGDNPIANLRSLDALIGMVTSKVGKRHALTGFEALKELFISSLLPDHKLKTLLQRPVNSLPETKDGYSLLLFWYWEDCLKQRYERFVFALEEASRDMLPILKDKALKTIYALLKSKSEQERRLLSALVNKLGDPQNRGASNADFHLSNLLSDHPNMKAVVIDEVDCFLFRPHLGLRAKYHAVNFLSQIRLSHKGEGQKVAKRLIDVYFALFKLLITEAENSQKADKSGKAKDRNTSNPVKELKVESSESYVELDSRLLSALLTGVNRAFPYVSSTEADDLIEVQTPMLFRLVHSKNFNVGVQALMLLDKISSKNQIVSDRFYRALYSKLLLPAAMNSSKAKMFIGLILRAMKNDVNLKRVSAFSKRLLQVSLQQPPQYACGCLFLLSEVLKARPLLWNMVMQNESVDEDLEHFEDIVEETDNEPHMAAEAENDLESVQSGDKSNTASDSSKGEHDSPVPSSDDDDSDKAEPLGEDGSKEFEESPPLSTYNGNQPQISSKGCALPGGYNPRHREPSYCNADRASWWELMVLASHAHPSVATMARTLLSGANIVYNGNPLNDLSLTAFLDKFMEKKPKQTAWHGGSQIEPAKKLDMNNHLIGSEILSLAEVDVPPEDLVFHKFYMNKMNSTKPKKKKKKKLAEEEAAEELFDVGDGDEVGGADESDNEEIENMLDSANLSFDADGEYDYDDLDQVVNEEDDDLIGNASDVEMDDISDIAVGEDSDGIADVDNSEDNVEAVNIGDVDDGSDEEDEFENRKRKRKSGGKVGASPFASIEDYEHLINEESPEKKKSMKKKKPKSRKKRKSS; this is encoded by the exons ATGGCGATATCAAAACCTTCAACTTCAAAGCCCTCAAACGAAAAAACCACCAAGAAAAACGACGTGGAGCTCTTGAAATCTGAGGTGGCCACTTTTGCTTCCTCTCTcggcctctcttcttcttctctcccTTCCTCCTCTGGTTTCAATGATGCCGATTTTCGAAAATCGGGTCCTTTGAAGAAACCAAAATCCTCAAAGCAAAAAACCCAACTCGATAAAACCCTGGAAAGTAACGAAAGCGAAGGCTCTTCCAAGACCCAATTCGATAAGAGCTCGGAGAAGGTCAGGAATTTCAAAAACAAGGATAATAAGTCTCACAAAAATGAGAAGAAATCTCAGTTTGACCAAAAACCCAAGAAAAATCCATTACCAAAGCCTCCAGTTTTGTCACTTGATGATAATAACAAAAGCAACAGCAGCACAAGAGCATTTGACAAGTACAAGAACCTGCCAAAACTACCTTTAGTGAAGGCTAGTGCATTGGGAGTGTGGCATGAGGATGCAATGGAGTTTGAGAAGAAAGTGTTGGGTGAAGGGAAGAGCAAGTTGGAGTTGAAGATGGGTGTGGAGGAGTGGAAGGGTGTGgtggagaagaagaaagaattagGAGAAAGGCTTATGTGGCAGTATGCGCAAGATTACGAGCAAAGTACAGGGCAGACTGGGGATATTAAGATGCTGGTAACTACTCAGAGGTCTGGCACAGCTGCTGATAAGGTGTCTGCTTTTTCTGTGCTTGTTGGGGATAATCCCATTGCCAATTTGAGATCACTTGATGCACTTATAG GAATGGTAACATCAAAAGTGGGAAAGCGCCATGCTCTTACGGGATTTGAAGCATTAAAAGAACTTTTTATTTCAAG TTTATTGCCTGATCACAAGCTGAAGACCCTTTTGCAGCGGCCTGTAAATAGTCTTCCTGAGACAAAAGATGGTTATTCCCTTCTACTTTTCTGGTATTGGGAGGATTGCTTGAAGCAGAG GTATGAACGTTTTGTTTTTGCACTTGAAGAAGCATCAAGAGATATGCTACCCATACTAAAAGACAAGGCATTGAAG ACCATCTATGCTTTGTTGAAAAGCAAATCAGAGCAGGAGCGCAGATTGCTTTCTGCCCTAGTTAACAAA CTAGGTGATCCTCAAAATAGGGGTGCATCCAATGCTGACTTTCACTTGTCAAACCTTTTGTCTGATCATCCAAATATGAAG GCAGTGGTGATTGATGAAGTGGACTGTTTTCTTTTTCGACCTCATTTGGGACTAAGAGCAAAATACCATGCT GTTAACTTCTTGAGCCAGATTCGCCTGAGTCATAAAGGAGAAGGACAAAAGGTTGCAAAACGTTTAATAGATGTATACTTTGCACTGTTCAAG TTGCTGATTACTGAGGCTGAAAACAGTCAAAAGGCGGATAAAAGTGGCAAAGCAAAGGATAGAAATACTTCTAATCCTGTCAAGGAGCTCAAAGTAGAAAGTTCAGAATCTTATGTCGAGTTGGATTCACGACTTTTGTCAGCTCTTTTAACA GGTGTTAATAGAGCATTTCCTTACGTTTCAAGCACTGAGGCTGATGACCTTATTGAGGTCCAAACACCAATGCTCTTCCGACTG GTTCATTCAAAGAATTTCAATGTGGGAGTTCAGGCATTGATGCTTCTGGATAAAATATCATCCAAGAACCAGATTGTTAGTGACCGGTTTTACCGTGCCTTATACTCAAAACTTTTACTTCCAGCTGCCATGAATTCTTCCAAGGCAA AAATGTTTATTGGACTTATCTTGAGGGCAATGAAAAATGATGTAAATTTGAAGCGTGTTTCTGCATTCTCAAAGCGACTATTGCAG GTTTCCCTTCAACAGCCACCTCAATATGCCTGTGGATGCTTATTTCTCCTCTCTGAAGTTCTTAAAGCAAGGCCCCTTTTATG GAACATGGTAATGCAGAACGAGTCGGTTGATGAAGATCTTGAACATTTTGAAGATATAGTGGAGGAAACTGATAATGAACCTCACATGGCAGCTGAAGCAGAAAATGATCTTGAATCTGTTCAGAGTGGTGATAAGTCCAATACAGCAAGTGATTCTTCAAAGGGCGAACATGATTCTCCTGTCCCTAGCTCTGATGATGATGATTCAGATAAAGCAGAACCACTTGGAGAAGATGGTTCAAAAGAATTTGAAGAATCCCCACCGCTATCCACTTATAATGGTAACCAGCCTCAAATATCCTCTAAAGGTTGTGCCCTCCCTGGAGGGTACAATCCTCGGCACAGAGAGCCATCTTACTG TAATGCAGACCGTGCAAGCTGGTGGGAGCTCATGGTACTTGCTTCTCATGCGCACCCATCTGTTGCTACCATGGCTAGGACTCTTCTATCTGGGGCCAATATAGTTTATAATGGTAATCCATTAAATGATCTATCTCTTACTGCTTTTCTAGACAAGTTCATGGAAAAGAAACCTAAGCAGACAGCATGGCATGGTGGCTCCCAAATTGAACCAGCCAAGAAG CTTGACATGAACAATCATCTAATCGGATCAGAGATTCTGTCTTTGGCTGAAGTGGATGTGCCTCCTGAAGAtcttgtttttcacaagttctatATGAACAAAATGAACAGCACAAagccaaagaagaagaaaaagaagaagttaGCTGAAGAGGAGGCTGCTGAAGAGCTTTTTGATGTGGGTGATGGTGATGAAGTAGGTGGTGCTGATGAGAGTGATAATGAAGAGATTGAGAATATGTTGGATTCTGCTAATCTTTCTTTTGATGCTGATGGTGAATATGACTACGATGATTTAGACCAAGTTGTCAATGAAGAGGACGATGACTTGATTGGAAATGCAAGCGATGTGGAAATGGATGACATCTCAGATATTGCTGTGGGAGAAGATTCTGATGGCATTGCTGATGTAGATAACAGTGAAGACAATGTTGAAGCTGTCAACATAGGGGATGTAGATGATGGTAgcgatgaagaagatgaattcgAAAACAGGAAAAGAAAACGAAAGTCTGGTGGGAAGGTTGGTGCGTCACCATTTGCAAGTATAGAAGATTATGAGCACTTGATAAATGAAGAAAGTCCTGAAAAGAAGAAatctatgaaaaagaaaaagccgAAATCACGAAAGAAAAGAAAGTCATCATAG
- the LOC131178629 gene encoding uncharacterized protein At2g39795, mitochondrial-like: MPRRATQILQNGRKVLEDLDLLKVLQSEIKHELSSPPLQDNRRGSLGDFSVDWDSSDSQDVVLRRKCETGEQVVVSALSRPSCFAEGSTSPWEFLMKVFVKKPGLNSVLQFDCGIYEIGPSRSVFDIHNAYYLQSTTCPGPSAYGGPYFSDLDPHLRIALKEYLVAKGISESLTNFLFLHLRKKEQGQYGNWLQKLELFVAKEE, encoded by the exons CGACCCAAATCTTGCAAAACGGTCGCAAAGTTCTTGAAGATCTCGACTTGCTCAAGGTCTTGCAATCTGAAATCAAACATGAACTCTCGTCTCCACCCCTTCag GACAATCGAAGAGGGTCTTTGGGTGATTTCTCGGTGGACTGGGATTCATCAGATTCCCAAGATGTTGTTTTGCGGAGAAAATGTGAAACGGGTGAGCAGGTTGTAGTTTCAGCTTTGTCGCGTCCATCATGCTTTGCGGAAGGAAGTACATCTCCATGGGAATTTTTGATGAAAGTGTTTGTGAAAAAGCCTGGCTTGAACTCTGTATTGCAGTTTGATTGTGGAATTTATGAGATAGGTCCCAGTCGGTCTGTGTTTGACATTCATAATGCCTATTATCTCCAATCAACAACCTGCCCTGGTCCCTCTGCCTACGGAGGCCCCTACTTCAG CGATTTGGATCCTCATTTACGAATTGCACTCAAGGAATACCTAGTAGCCAAGGGAATTAGTGAAAGCCTTACTAATTTCCTTTTCCTACATCTACGTAAAAAGGAGCAAGGTCAGTATGGGAATTGGTTGCAGAAACTTGAATTATTTGTGGCAAAAGAAGAGTGA